In one window of Chitinivibrionia bacterium DNA:
- a CDS encoding DUF2281 domain-containing protein — MATINIQIDDMLKNRAEDFFSNLGLDISSAVNMLLQQVMCSRSVVRSKLISAQRRKNCAKLGGWEGKVWMSDDFDEPLEDFKEYM, encoded by the coding sequence ATGGCAACAATTAACATTCAAATTGACGATATGCTGAAAAACAGGGCGGAAGATTTTTTTTCTAATCTCGGTCTTGATATTTCTTCGGCAGTGAATATGCTTTTGCAACAGGTTATGTGTAGTCGTTCTGTTGTAAGAAGCAAGTTAATTAGTGCCCAGCGAAGAAAAAACTGTGCAAAACTCGGCGGTTGGGAGGGAAAAGTTTGGATGTCAGATGATTTCGACGAACCGCTTGAAGATTTTAAGGAGTATATGTAA